In Thermocladium sp. ECH_B, one genomic interval encodes:
- a CDS encoding thioesterase — MPFISKYVAYLSDTDAVGIVHFANYLRIVERAEEDFYRSLGLPNAYESMPRIEAFIKYESPIHRGDSIRVELELEEARTRAIRYRFKVFNETSGKEAAHGYIAAACVELSNAELRAVKCPQEIINAWSNTRNQSEPHP; from the coding sequence ATGCCGTTCATTTCCAAGTATGTTGCTTACTTATCGGATACTGATGCGGTTGGGATAGTTCACTTCGCCAATTACTTGAGGATAGTTGAGCGAGCCGAGGAGGATTTCTACAGGTCACTGGGATTACCGAATGCGTATGAATCAATGCCGCGGATAGAGGCGTTCATTAAGTATGAGTCCCCAATTCACCGCGGCGACTCCATTAGGGTGGAGCTGGAGCTTGAGGAGGCTAGGACGAGGGCCATTAGGTATAGGTTCAAGGTATTTAATGAGACAAGTGGAAAGGAAGCAGCGCACGGCTACATAGCCGCTGCCTGCGTTGAGTTAAGCAATGCTGAATTACGCGCAGTGAAGTGCCCCCAGGAAATAATTAATGCATGGAGCAATACGCGCAACCAAAGCGAGCCCCACCCCTAG